A stretch of the Streptomyces sp. NBC_01237 genome encodes the following:
- a CDS encoding DUF6292 family protein: MICAGRRHLVRTLADLAAQQGIQLQSYLNAAHHKSAGHPAPVSSSGARTLLYDGDQVDAFLTGAPVPSLRSEDDVQEHEDDDLLDRREAAAVLGVAPRTWGTYKHHPLLTEHVTEVGGVEHWPRGVVHRYRTGRPGRATVTGRPEGTGDQVPRDQLLARTAPLLDADPTISAATVTAELGVYTSTAQDALTRLRADRIADLIGARPELSPKEAAVALGYPAGQVRRATVRAEAVLRARDAAPYLAAVAAAMHGAGWTTTTAAPDIQHPADDHVVAVLALDAAVVPAPALVWDERQGWRTATSRRHPLGRGAAVPPEGNGIRYLAAGTTPPPEALTAALNLPCERSTA; this comes from the coding sequence GTGATCTGTGCAGGCCGCCGTCATCTCGTGCGCACGCTCGCGGACCTGGCCGCGCAGCAGGGGATACAGCTCCAGTCCTATCTCAACGCCGCGCACCACAAATCCGCCGGCCACCCGGCGCCGGTCAGCTCGTCCGGCGCGCGGACGCTCCTGTACGACGGCGACCAGGTCGACGCGTTCCTGACCGGTGCACCGGTCCCGTCGCTGCGGTCCGAGGACGACGTCCAGGAGCACGAGGACGATGACCTCCTGGACCGCCGGGAGGCCGCCGCCGTGCTCGGTGTCGCCCCGCGTACCTGGGGCACGTACAAGCATCACCCGTTGCTGACCGAGCACGTGACGGAGGTGGGCGGGGTGGAGCACTGGCCCAGGGGTGTCGTGCACCGCTACCGGACCGGCCGCCCCGGTAGGGCCACCGTGACCGGACGTCCGGAGGGCACCGGGGACCAGGTCCCGCGCGATCAGCTGCTGGCCCGTACCGCTCCGCTCCTCGATGCGGACCCCACGATCAGTGCGGCCACGGTCACTGCCGAGCTGGGCGTGTACACCAGCACCGCGCAGGATGCCCTGACCCGCCTCCGTGCCGACCGCATCGCCGATCTCATCGGCGCCCGACCGGAGTTGAGCCCGAAGGAAGCCGCGGTGGCCCTCGGCTACCCGGCCGGACAGGTCCGCCGTGCGACCGTCCGGGCCGAAGCCGTCCTCCGCGCCCGCGACGCCGCCCCGTACCTGGCCGCTGTCGCCGCCGCCATGCACGGCGCCGGCTGGACCACCACCACGGCCGCGCCCGACATCCAGCACCCCGCCGACGACCACGTTGTTGCCGTGCTCGCCCTCGACGCGGCCGTGGTCCCAGCGCCCGCGCTTGTCTGGGACGAGCGGCAGGGATGGCGCACCGCGACGTCCCGCCGCCACCCGCTCGGCCGTGGCGCGGCCGTACCGCCGGAAGGCAACGGCATCCGCTACCTCGCAGCGGGCACCACGCCCCCGCCCGAAGCCCTCACCGCCGCCCTCAACCTTCCCTGCGAGAGGTCAACCGCCTAG
- a CDS encoding type II toxin-antitoxin system prevent-host-death family antitoxin codes for MSKKVGIEKARGILGDLVAGVHASGTDVILTRNGRPVARITTLEDTTVTTTLPLTITRSTWNEEITPHPTSRWVLATERVGERDTMITLSEPGSHESVGSVVIGAAHDDEELIREWAEILTRTVTVLEAARPRIDEALATVESARLDWETSDPGAESEEAREALDDAKRQSDALRKEIWSEVRDAFRLSDNPAAAFKRWYDGINSLAL; via the coding sequence ATGAGCAAGAAAGTTGGAATCGAGAAAGCTCGCGGGATTCTGGGTGACCTCGTCGCCGGAGTGCACGCCTCGGGAACCGACGTCATCCTGACCCGCAACGGCCGGCCGGTAGCACGCATCACCACCCTGGAGGACACGACCGTGACCACAACCCTGCCGCTGACCATCACGCGATCCACGTGGAATGAGGAGATCACTCCTCACCCCACGAGCCGCTGGGTGCTGGCCACTGAACGCGTCGGGGAGCGGGACACCATGATCACGCTGTCCGAGCCCGGCAGCCACGAGAGCGTCGGATCGGTCGTCATCGGCGCCGCCCACGATGACGAAGAACTCATCCGGGAATGGGCCGAGATCCTGACACGCACCGTCACCGTGCTGGAGGCTGCCCGTCCGCGCATCGATGAGGCGCTGGCCACGGTCGAGAGCGCACGTCTTGACTGGGAGACCTCGGACCCCGGAGCGGAGTCCGAGGAAGCGCGCGAGGCCCTGGACGACGCCAAACGGCAGTCCGACGCCCTGCGCAAGGAAATCTGGTCCGAGGTCCGCGACGCCTTCAGGCTCAGCGACAACCCTGCGGCCGCTTTCAAGCGCTGGTACGACGGAATCAACTCCCTCGCGCTGTAA